The sequence GGTGGTGCACATCTTGTAGTGGCGAAACGCCGGCGCCAGCCCCTCGCGGATCGCCGCCGGACGATCGGCACCGAAGTCCTCGTCGGGTCGATCGCTCCACCACAGCGTGGTCCACTGCCAGTGGCGGAGCTCCTTGGTCATGATGTGCAGGCCCGCGAGCCGATAGACCGAGCCGTTGCGCAACGCGATGGTGTAGATGTCGTCGGGGCCAGGGTTCGCGCGGCGGTCGCCCTGCTCGCCCCACGCCGCGTCGCCGCCGGGCGCGAGGCGCTGGGTCAGCGCGTCGCGGTCGGTGTCGAACACCGGCAGGTCGCGACCGAAGTCCGCCCGCTCCCACTGTGCCTTCACGAGGATCGCATCGACGGGGAACTCGTCGTCGAAGCAGCGCGTGAAGTCGTCGTCGCGCTCGGGCACCGCGTCCAACCCGAGGGTGTCGAGCTCGCCGAGGCAATCCATCATGGTGCCGTAGTTGGCGAGCGCGTGCTCGAGCGTCGCGGGGCCGTAGAGAATGCGCGCGATGCCGGAGCTCGCGCCGGCGAGGTTGCGCTGCAGCAGCGCGTCGCACTCGGCCGCCGACAGCTCGGACGGGCACGTGCCCAGCTTCTGCACCTCGCGGATGTAGCGCTCGAGCGGCCAGCTGCTCGCACGCTCGATCGCGTCGGCGTTGGCCTCGAACGCCGCCGCGATGGCATCGGGCGCGAAGGGCTCGCGAACGCGTCGGCCAGCGGGGCCGAGATCGTCGTAGAGCGCCTGGAACATGCGCTTGAAGTCGTCGACGCCGTACCAGGTGTGGAAGCGCGGCACCAGCGGCACATCGTCGGGCAGGGCGAGCGCGTCGTGCCCTGCCCCGCCCGGCGCGAGCCCGAGCAAGGGCACCGGCTCGAGCACCTTGAACACCGTCGCCCACGCGGCCTCGCGACGCGCTCGCATGTCGGCGCGCAGCTGCGGCTCGCGCTCCCGCAGACCGCGGTCGGCGACGTACGGATCGGCGACCCCCGCGAGCTTGC is a genomic window of Deltaproteobacteria bacterium containing:
- a CDS encoding c-type cytochrome: MLTARTQVPRRRWSLAALLVASLAAACAEPAPASEPEAFPQGIAGGKTDLLGRKLAGVADPYVADRGLREREPQLRADMRARREAAWATVFKVLEPVPLLGLAPGGAGHDALALPDDVPLVPRFHTWYGVDDFKRMFQALYDDLGPAGRRVREPFAPDAIAAAFEANADAIERASSWPLERYIREVQKLGTCPSELSAAECDALLQRNLAGASSGIARILYGPATLEHALANYGTMMDCLGELDTLGLDAVPERDDDFTRCFDDEFPVDAILVKAQWERADFGRDLPVFDTDRDALTQRLAPGGDAAWGEQGDRRANPGPDDIYTIALRNGSVYRLAGLHIMTKELRHWQWTTLWWSDRPDEDFGADRPAAIREGLAPAFRHYKMCTTAFYTEDDPDPAARYPELPSLAAALAATGDGAPTWCSNPYLEHGRGNAGTNCIGCHQHGGAQVALDLDGDQALDAIDLERLVADDAHFPDHGRRQQREVFPADYLWSFHRVDDLVGVVAAEVAFRDQGDRQAVHPRVQAIVALPRDAAAGATTFAQRCARCHGADGDGSGFAPSLFERLPRFDDEAIVQTLLQGKGGMPAWGETLDDHQLADLLGSLRDRFGAPQ